Below is a window of Streptomyces sp. WMMB303 DNA.
GGACAGGCGGCAGCCGGAGTCCGCGAGTTCAAGATGCCCGACGTCGGTGAGGGGCTCACCGAGGCGGAGATCCTCAAGTGGTACGTCCAGCCCGGTGACACGGTCACCGACGGCCAGGTCGTCTGCGAGGTGGAGACGGCCAAGGCCGCGGTGGAACTGCCCATCCCCTTCAACGGGCTGGTGCACGAGCTGCGGTTCGACGAGGGCACGACGGTCGACGTCGGTACGCCCATCATCACCGTCGACACCGGTGGCCCGGCCACCGGCACCGGCGGCGGGGACGCCTCCGCCGCCCAGCCGGCGATGGAGACCGGTCCCGCGGCGGCCGCCGAGGTCGCGGGCGAGGCGGAGGCCGCGCAGGCCGGCGGTGAGGAGGCCGAGCCCGAGGGCCGGCAGCCCGTGCTGGTCGGGTACGGCGTCGGCGCCAGTTCGACCAAGCGCCGCCCGCGCAAGCCCGCGGCCGGTGCGGCGGACACGGCGGCACCGGCTCCGGCCGCGGAGCGGGTCACCGCTCCGGCGCCGGCTCCGGCACCCGCGAGCAACGGGAGCGGGGCCGCGGCCCCGGCCGTGCCCGGCGGGCCGCGGCCGCTCGCCAAGCCCCCGGTGCGCAAGCTCGCCAAGGACCTGGGTGTCGATCTGAGCACCGTCACTCCGACCGGCCCGGACGGCATCGTCACCCGCGACGACGTGCACGCGGCCGCGGCGCCGGCCCGGACGTCCGCGTCCGCGACTCCCGCACCGTCGTCCGTCGCCGCGGCGACGGAACCGGTGGCGGAAGCGGCACCGGAGCCCGCGGCCCCCGGCGCCCGCGAAACCCGCATCCCCGTCAAGGGCGTGCGGAAGGCCACGGCGCAGGCGATGGTCGGCAGCGCGTTCACGGCGCCGCATGTCACGGAGTTCGTGACGGTGGACGTCACGCGCACGATGAAGCTGATCGGACAGCTCAAGGAGGACCCCGACCTGGCCGGGGTCCGGGTCAATCCGCTGCTCTTGGTCGCCAGGGCGTTCCTGCTGGCGATCCGGCGCAACCCGGACGTCAACGCGTCCTGGGACGAGGAGCACCAGGAGATCGTGCGCAAGCACTACGTCAACCTGGGGATCGCGGCGGCCACGCCGCGCGGGCTGATCGTTCCCAACATCAAGGACGCGCAGGACAAGACCCTGCCCGAACTGGCGTCCGCGCTCGGTGAGCTGGTCGGTACCGCCCGCGAGGGGAAGACCAGTCCTGCCGCGATGAGCGGGGGCACGGTCACGATCACCAATGTCGGCGTCTTCGGCGTCGACACCGGTACGCCGATCCTCAACCCCGGCGAGTCCGCCATTCTGGCCTTCGGCCGGATCCGCGAGCAGCCCTGGGTGCACAAGGGCAAGGTCAAGCCGCGGCACGTCACCACGCTGGCGCTCTCCTTCGACCACCGGCTGGTGGACGGGGAACTGGGCTCCAGGGTGCTGGCGGACACCGCGGCGGTGCTGGAGCGGCCCAAGCGGCTCATGACGTGGTCCTGACCACGCGGGGCATGGCGTGCTCCTGACCACGCGGGGCATGGCGTGCTCCTGACCACGCGGGGCATGGCGTGCTCCTGACCAGGTGGCCGTGAGGTGAGCCTGACACGCGGCGGCCGCGAGCCGTGAAGCGAACGCACCGGGGGTGCGGGGCACTGTCCCGCACCCCCGTTCGCGTGCCGGCGCCCGGACGTCCTCCGGGCGCCGGATTCGCGCCGTCCCACATCGCGGATGGCGTCTGCGCAGGCATGCGTGTTGTATCTAAGGTGTGCGCATGACCTCCCCCGCGCCTGCCTCGGCCGCCAAGGACGCCCGGCGTACGCCCGCTGCCGAGCGGGTGTACGCGCATGTCAAGCAAGCCGTCCTCGAACGGCGCTACGAGGGCGGGGTGCTGCTGACGGAGGGCGAACTCGCGGAGGCGGTGGGGGTGTCCCGGACCCCCGTGCGCGAGGGGCTGCTCCGGCTGGAGGTCGAGGGCCTGATCCGGCTCTACCCGAAGAAGGGCGCCCTGGTCCTGCCGGTCTCCGCGCAGGAGATCGAGGACGTGGTGGAGACCCGCCTGCTGGTGGAGCAACACGCGGTGCGCCGCGCCGTGCCCGTCTCACGCCCGCTGGTCGACCGGCTGGAGGAGACCCTGGCCGAGCAGATCGCCCACGCGGAGACCGGCGACCTGGCAGCCGTCTCGGCCGCCGACCGCTGCTTCCACGCCACGATCGTGGAGGCCACCGGAAACCAGATCCTCACCCGCCTCTACGACCAGCTCCGGGACCGCCAACTCCGGATGGGGGTCGCGGTGATGCACGCGCACCCGGACCGGGTGGCCAAGAACATCGCCGAGCACGCGGACATCCTGCGCACCCTGCGCGAGGGCGACAGCGAGGCGGCGGCGCTCGCGGTGCACCAGCACGTGAGCCGGGTGCGCCATCTGGTGCGCGGCGAGGACCTGCGCGGGTACGGACTGGGACAGGGCGGTCCGCGATGACCGCGACACCGTCCGCCGGGGTCAGGCTGCCGGGGGATCCGCCGGGCGGCCCGCGCGCGATGTGGGTGTGGGGCA
It encodes the following:
- a CDS encoding GntR family transcriptional regulator, whose protein sequence is MTSPAPASAAKDARRTPAAERVYAHVKQAVLERRYEGGVLLTEGELAEAVGVSRTPVREGLLRLEVEGLIRLYPKKGALVLPVSAQEIEDVVETRLLVEQHAVRRAVPVSRPLVDRLEETLAEQIAHAETGDLAAVSAADRCFHATIVEATGNQILTRLYDQLRDRQLRMGVAVMHAHPDRVAKNIAEHADILRTLREGDSEAAALAVHQHVSRVRHLVRGEDLRGYGLGQGGPR
- a CDS encoding dihydrolipoamide acetyltransferase family protein, with product MTNSAQTGQAAAGVREFKMPDVGEGLTEAEILKWYVQPGDTVTDGQVVCEVETAKAAVELPIPFNGLVHELRFDEGTTVDVGTPIITVDTGGPATGTGGGDASAAQPAMETGPAAAAEVAGEAEAAQAGGEEAEPEGRQPVLVGYGVGASSTKRRPRKPAAGAADTAAPAPAAERVTAPAPAPAPASNGSGAAAPAVPGGPRPLAKPPVRKLAKDLGVDLSTVTPTGPDGIVTRDDVHAAAAPARTSASATPAPSSVAAATEPVAEAAPEPAAPGARETRIPVKGVRKATAQAMVGSAFTAPHVTEFVTVDVTRTMKLIGQLKEDPDLAGVRVNPLLLVARAFLLAIRRNPDVNASWDEEHQEIVRKHYVNLGIAAATPRGLIVPNIKDAQDKTLPELASALGELVGTAREGKTSPAAMSGGTVTITNVGVFGVDTGTPILNPGESAILAFGRIREQPWVHKGKVKPRHVTTLALSFDHRLVDGELGSRVLADTAAVLERPKRLMTWS